A stretch of Haemorhous mexicanus isolate bHaeMex1 chromosome 32, bHaeMex1.pri, whole genome shotgun sequence DNA encodes these proteins:
- the LOC132340534 gene encoding LOW QUALITY PROTEIN: zinc finger protein 184-like (The sequence of the model RefSeq protein was modified relative to this genomic sequence to represent the inferred CDS: substituted 2 bases at 2 genomic stop codons) yields MEEEEKPWRSRTRRGCKLSPGSCGEERAPLSQEGVRRSSRSSELVEKPHGREKPHKCLECGKGFSRSLNLIQHQVIHTGERPYECEECGKCFSWSSSLIQHQVIHSGEXPFKCGECGKSFSQSSVLIQHQRIHTGEKPFECGECGKSFSQRGCLMQHQVIHTGERPYKCGECGMGFNQKGSLMQHQRIHTGEKPYECGECGKSFRYNSGLRKHERIHTGEKPYECGQCGMSFSIKCQLMEHQKIHTGEKPYKCGECGKSFRGSSALIRHQVIHTGERPYTCLEYGKSYGWHSDLRKHQRTHTGEKPYECPECGKRFPRSSDLCKHERIHTEERPFRCSDCGKGFKLNSQLTMHQRIHTGERPYKCPECGMRFSSSSTLTRHQRRRHXVKPCECPECGKSFVRCSSSISHGRIRVG; encoded by the coding sequence atggaggaggaggaaaagccctgGAGATCTCGcacgaggaggggctgcaaactcagcccagggagctgcggGGAGGAAAGAGCCCCCCTGAGCCAGGAAGGTGTCCGGAGATCCAGccggagctcagagctggtggagaagcctcatggcagggagaagccacacaagtgcttggaatgtgggaagggtTTCAGCCGGAGCTTGAACCTGATCCAGCACCAGgtgatccacactggggaacggccctatGAGTGTGAGGAGTGTGGGAAATgtttcagctggagctccagcctgatCCAGCACCAGGTGATCCACTCTGGGGAATGACCTTTTAAATGTGGAGAGTGTGGGAAGAGTTTCAGCCAGAGCTCTGTCCTGATCCAAcaccagaggatccacactggggaaaagccctttgagtgtggggaatgtgggaagagcttcagccagagGGGCTGCCTGATGCAGCACCAGGtaatccacactggggaacggccctacaagtgtggggaatgtgggatggGCTTCAACCAGAAGGGGAGCCTGATGCAACACCAGAGAATCCATACTGGGGAAAAGCCCtatgagtgtggggaatgtgggaagagctttaGATACAACTCTGGCCTGAGGAAACATGagaggatccacactggggaaaagccctACGAGTGTGGGCAATGTGGGATGAGCTTCAGCATCAAGTGCCAGCTGATGGAGCACCAgaagatccacactggggaaaagccctacaagtgtggggaatgtgggaagagcttcagagGAAGCTCAGCCCTGATTCGGCACCAGGTGATCCACACGGGGGAACGGCCCTACACCTGCTTGGAATATGGGAAGAGCTACGGGTGGCACTCTGACCTGAGGAAACACCAGCGCACCCACACCGGGGAGAAGCCCTACGAGTGTcctgagtgtgggaagaggtttccaAGGAGCTCCGATCTCTGCAAACACGAGCggattcacacagaggagaggcccttccgctgctCCGACTGCGGGAAGGGCTTCAAGCTAAACTCCCAGCTCACCATGCACCagcgcatccacactggggagaggccctacaaATGTCCTGAGTGTGGGATGAGATTCTCCTCAAGCTCAACCTTGACCCGACACCAACGGAGGCGCCACTAAGTGAAGCCCTGTGAGTGCCCCGAGTGCGGGAAGAGCTTCgtgcgctgctccagctccatctcccATGGGAGGATCCGCGTTGGATGA